Proteins encoded by one window of Methylomonas sp. AM2-LC:
- a CDS encoding Tn3 family transposase, which produces MKWQWQADELHAHWYLTTEESDLLYKKTPHGRLGFVVSLKYFQNEGHFPEHCREIPEAVLGYLANQIGVSGDNLSQYEFIGRTGKRDRTEILSFLGIRRANKNDKSEFAKVLLTDMLPSDPTFNALQDYAIHWFRNRHIEPPGSMRLERLIRSTTHTFETDLFNRIDKGLNPNTKKLIDGLLNVAEDDADGSSALSNTFSSVSWLKDDTGKVGLDRILQAVEKINYLRNLAIPGELLASLPAKWLQKYYRRASTESAWELRRHPDVICYPLVAIFCWQRQMEITDNLIDLLIQVVHNIGKRAENKIEKKLLEDLKLVHGKTGLLFKLAEVAVEQPEGIIKDVLYPKVSLETLKNLVKEYKSSGKAYQQEVHQVLRRSYGNHYRRMIVPLLNTLEFRSNNSKHTPVLDAINYLKSNQEYRGQYFTDIDDIPVAGVVKSKRFDTVIEQDKDGDDRINRINYEIEVLQALRERLRSKEIWVVDACRYRNPDEDLPGDFSSNSDAYYEALNLPKNPEDLIEKLKTDLEKALKHTNKEMPKNPLVKITPTGKNRIRITPQVPQAEPENLARLKAEIFNRWPATGLLDVLKEADLRVNFTQLFQSSRQRETLDQDTIQKRLLLSLFALGTNAGLKRIAASGHDASYKELLHIKHSFLEKNTLREAISQVANATLAVRLPEIWGEGTTSCASDSTKIGAWDQNLMTEWHVRYGGRGVMIYWHVEGQSVCIYSQLKRCSSSEVASMIEGVLRHKVDIDIQKSYTDTHGQSEVGFAFCHLLGFSLMPRLKGIASQKLYLPEKGSGTRYPHLDPILTRSINWELIRQQYDEMVKYTTALKLGTAQAEAILSRFTRNNVQHPTYKALAELGKVIKTIFLCQYIISETLRQEIHAGLNVVENWNSANGFIFYGDGREIASNRIEDQELSVLSLHLLQLCLVYVNTLMIQQVLKESIWHSRMTSADFRALTPLIYAHINPYGWFELDMDKRLPIERMAA; this is translated from the coding sequence GTGAAATGGCAATGGCAAGCAGACGAATTACATGCCCATTGGTATTTGACGACTGAAGAGTCCGACCTGCTGTATAAAAAAACCCCTCATGGCCGTTTGGGTTTTGTTGTGTCGCTCAAATATTTTCAGAATGAAGGTCATTTCCCCGAGCATTGCCGTGAAATCCCTGAAGCGGTTTTGGGTTATTTGGCCAATCAAATTGGCGTTTCTGGCGACAATTTAAGCCAATACGAATTCATTGGCCGCACGGGCAAGCGTGACCGGACTGAAATCCTTTCATTTTTGGGAATACGTCGTGCTAATAAAAATGACAAGTCTGAGTTTGCCAAGGTATTACTGACTGATATGCTACCGTCCGATCCAACCTTCAATGCGTTGCAGGACTATGCCATCCATTGGTTTAGGAATCGCCACATAGAGCCACCTGGGTCAATGCGGCTTGAGCGATTGATCCGCTCAACGACACACACGTTTGAAACGGATTTGTTCAACCGGATCGATAAAGGTTTAAATCCGAACACAAAAAAATTGATAGATGGCTTGCTGAATGTTGCTGAAGACGATGCGGATGGCAGTTCTGCGTTAAGCAACACCTTTTCGAGCGTCAGTTGGTTAAAAGACGATACGGGAAAAGTAGGGCTTGACCGAATTTTGCAAGCGGTCGAAAAAATAAACTACCTACGAAACTTGGCCATCCCAGGCGAACTGCTTGCATCTCTGCCTGCGAAATGGCTGCAAAAATATTACCGTCGGGCTTCGACTGAATCGGCGTGGGAGTTGCGCCGCCACCCTGATGTGATTTGCTATCCCTTAGTGGCCATTTTTTGTTGGCAACGCCAAATGGAAATAACGGATAACTTGATTGATCTGCTGATTCAAGTCGTCCATAACATTGGCAAACGTGCCGAAAATAAAATTGAAAAAAAACTGCTTGAGGATTTAAAACTAGTCCATGGCAAAACCGGGTTGTTATTCAAGTTGGCCGAAGTGGCTGTTGAACAGCCTGAAGGGATTATAAAAGATGTCTTGTATCCTAAAGTGAGCTTAGAAACTCTGAAAAACCTGGTGAAAGAGTACAAATCAAGCGGCAAGGCCTATCAGCAGGAAGTCCATCAAGTGCTTCGGCGTTCTTACGGCAACCATTACCGGCGTATGATCGTACCGCTACTCAATACACTGGAATTCCGTAGCAATAACAGCAAGCACACGCCTGTGCTGGATGCCATAAATTACCTCAAAAGCAATCAGGAATATCGTGGTCAATATTTTACTGATATCGATGATATCCCCGTCGCCGGCGTGGTTAAATCCAAACGATTCGATACGGTCATCGAACAAGATAAGGATGGCGATGATAGGATTAACCGCATCAATTATGAAATCGAGGTATTACAGGCTTTGCGTGAGCGTTTGCGGAGCAAAGAAATCTGGGTGGTAGATGCTTGTCGTTACCGTAATCCGGATGAAGACTTACCGGGCGATTTTAGCAGCAACAGTGACGCTTATTATGAGGCATTAAATTTACCCAAGAATCCGGAAGACCTGATAGAGAAACTGAAAACGGATTTAGAGAAGGCTCTTAAGCATACGAATAAGGAAATGCCCAAAAATCCATTGGTTAAAATTACTCCTACGGGTAAGAATCGCATTCGGATTACTCCCCAAGTACCTCAAGCGGAGCCCGAAAACTTGGCTCGACTCAAAGCCGAGATATTCAATCGCTGGCCAGCGACTGGACTGCTTGATGTTCTAAAGGAAGCAGACCTACGGGTTAATTTTACCCAGCTGTTTCAGAGCAGCCGACAACGTGAAACGCTAGACCAAGACACGATACAAAAACGTTTATTGTTGTCCCTATTTGCGCTGGGTACAAATGCTGGATTAAAGAGGATTGCCGCAAGCGGACATGACGCCAGTTATAAAGAACTACTCCACATCAAACATTCATTTCTTGAAAAAAATACCTTACGTGAGGCTATTTCGCAAGTCGCCAATGCGACGCTGGCCGTAAGGCTTCCTGAAATCTGGGGTGAAGGTACAACCAGTTGCGCCTCTGATTCCACAAAAATCGGTGCCTGGGATCAGAATCTCATGACGGAATGGCATGTTCGCTATGGTGGTCGCGGAGTGATGATTTATTGGCACGTCGAGGGACAATCTGTCTGTATCTACTCTCAGTTAAAGCGTTGTTCATCCTCTGAAGTGGCGTCAATGATTGAAGGTGTGCTGCGGCATAAAGTGGATATTGATATACAGAAAAGTTATACCGATACCCATGGACAAAGTGAAGTCGGCTTCGCATTTTGCCATTTGCTGGGGTTTAGCTTAATGCCTAGGTTAAAAGGGATTGCCTCACAAAAACTCTACCTGCCGGAAAAAGGCAGTGGCACTCGTTACCCCCATCTTGATCCCATATTGACCCGTTCCATCAACTGGGAGTTGATTCGCCAGCAGTACGATGAAATGGTGAAATACACAACGGCGTTAAAATTGGGTACGGCCCAGGCTGAGGCTATCTTGTCCCGGTTCACGCGTAATAACGTCCAACATCCGACCTACAAAGCATTGGCGGAACTAGGTAAAGTCATCAAAACCATCTTTCTGTGCCAATACATTATTTCAGAAACCCTGCGCCAGGAGATTCACGCAGGTCTGAACGTGGTTGAAAATTGGAACAGCGCTAACGGATTTATTTTTTATGGCGACGGTCGCGAAATAGCGAGTAACCGAATTGAAGACCAAGAGCTGTCGGTACTATCGCTGCATCTGCTCCAGCTTTGCCTAGTGTATGTGAACACACTTATGATACAGCAAGTACTGAAGGAAAGTATCTGGCATAGCCGAATGACCTCTGCCGATTTCAGGGCGTTGACACCGCTGATTTATGCTCACATAAATCCCTACGGGTGGTTTGAATTGGATATGGACAAGCGCTTGCCCATCGAAAGAATGGCAGCCTAA